A single Methanomassiliicoccales archaeon DNA region contains:
- a CDS encoding M48 family metallopeptidase: protein MTTDVQDGICASFQRAGRAYGYDKVSASFFPFKDFKACWQRTGNTADFKVTDYLECADGQIMNEFADNLFKRLRSKAKVELYNDRMKDWFQSRQFLDTNRPVYLRRSRNLAYRSEGSSYELLESFERLKDQGLVPDLPNTYITWTRNPNKARLGYCSILMRVIAISSALDTEKVPEYVSEYVLYHELLHLRGGLRSLGRYHDREFKDMERIHPRHREAEDWLKRVAAKKV, encoded by the coding sequence ATGACGACCGACGTACAGGATGGGATATGCGCGTCCTTCCAGAGGGCGGGCAGGGCCTATGGATATGACAAGGTGAGCGCGAGCTTCTTCCCGTTCAAGGATTTCAAGGCTTGCTGGCAAAGGACCGGGAACACCGCCGATTTCAAGGTGACGGATTACCTGGAATGCGCGGACGGCCAGATCATGAACGAGTTCGCGGACAACCTGTTCAAACGGCTCCGGTCAAAGGCCAAGGTGGAGCTCTACAACGATCGGATGAAGGACTGGTTCCAGTCGAGGCAGTTCCTGGACACCAACCGTCCGGTATATCTGCGACGCAGTCGTAACCTGGCATATCGTTCCGAAGGGAGCAGCTACGAGCTGCTGGAATCGTTCGAGCGGCTCAAGGACCAAGGGCTGGTTCCGGATCTGCCCAACACTTACATCACATGGACCAGGAACCCGAACAAAGCCCGTCTCGGCTATTGTTCGATACTGATGCGGGTCATTGCCATCAGCTCTGCCCTTGACACGGAAAAGGTACCGGAATATGTCAGCGAGTACGTGTTGTATCACGAACTGCTGCACCTGAGGGGCGGGCTGAGATCGCTCGGTCGCTACCACGACAGGGAGTTCAAGGACATGGAACGGATCCACCCACGCCATCGCGAGGCGGAGGACTGGCTGAAAAGGGTCGCGGCAAAGAAGGTGTAG
- a CDS encoding DUF429 domain-containing protein has product MRYIGVDLAWKCVDPEPLNTAVCIMDELAMVQTKRVTWDEEILALIEREGDCLVGIDASLTVPNRSGMRCTEKLVRQMGINILPTSKYYLSEKFGGSRGERMVHSLCLHGFRMAKPLDRSGRLIYEVYPHASVRAILGRHHYKHGRLEDRRRGCVELFRAIKVQNPEVLLPEGFEASIVNSDSSGIKGIADMLDSMLCSISLYRHAIYRGQTTQMIGDEDNGFILVCR; this is encoded by the coding sequence GTGAGATACATCGGTGTGGACCTGGCATGGAAATGTGTTGACCCGGAACCGTTGAACACGGCGGTATGCATCATGGACGAGCTCGCCATGGTCCAGACAAAGCGGGTGACCTGGGATGAGGAGATACTCGCCCTTATCGAAAGAGAGGGGGATTGCCTGGTTGGCATTGATGCATCGCTCACCGTTCCCAACCGGTCCGGAATGAGGTGCACGGAGAAACTGGTCAGGCAGATGGGCATCAACATCCTTCCGACCTCGAAGTACTACCTTTCGGAAAAATTTGGCGGTTCACGGGGAGAACGTATGGTCCATTCCCTTTGTCTCCATGGGTTCCGCATGGCCAAGCCCCTGGACCGTTCCGGACGCCTGATCTACGAGGTCTATCCCCATGCTTCGGTCCGGGCCATACTAGGCAGGCATCATTACAAGCACGGCCGTCTGGAAGATAGACGGCGAGGCTGCGTGGAACTGTTCAGGGCCATAAAGGTCCAGAATCCAGAGGTTCTGCTTCCGGAGGGGTTTGAGGCAAGCATCGTCAATTCCGATTCTTCTGGGATCAAAGGGATCGCCGACATGCTCGATTCGATGCTATGTTCAATCTCATTGTATAGGCATGCGATATATCGAGGCCAGACCACTCAGATGATCGGCGATGAGGACAATGGGTTTATCCTCGTTTGTCGATGA
- a CDS encoding universal stress protein, giving the protein SDVDRRLIDDRKKMLEKLKQHAEMTGVVTHALVTVSHEVVTAVIDTAKEEAANMIIIGWKGYTNTQKRILGRKMDLILRLTPCDVLFIKSDEKLKPTRILILSGGLWHVSAATEVAAMVARKQGARVTILNVIVDEKYLDKAREYSKRLTSILEAESVPVLTKEIRPETIVGGVIGESMDYDLLVMGSSAAKRWEAFDFGPLQDKIITNAKCPVLVYKHVVKKQIDEDKTVEDD; this is encoded by the coding sequence TCAGCGATGTGGACCGCCGGCTGATCGACGACCGGAAGAAGATGCTGGAGAAGCTCAAGCAGCACGCCGAGATGACCGGTGTGGTCACACACGCCTTGGTCACGGTATCTCACGAGGTGGTAACGGCTGTCATCGATACCGCCAAAGAAGAAGCGGCGAACATGATCATCATCGGATGGAAGGGCTATACCAACACCCAGAAGCGCATCCTCGGCCGCAAGATGGACCTGATACTGCGTCTCACTCCCTGCGATGTGCTGTTCATCAAGTCGGATGAGAAGCTCAAACCGACACGCATCCTTATCCTTTCAGGCGGTCTTTGGCATGTCAGTGCCGCCACGGAGGTCGCGGCGATGGTGGCGAGGAAACAAGGCGCCCGTGTCACCATACTCAACGTCATTGTGGACGAGAAATACCTGGACAAGGCCAGAGAATACTCCAAGCGCCTTACCAGTATCCTCGAGGCGGAGAGCGTTCCGGTGCTCACCAAGGAGATCAGACCGGAAACGATAGTGGGAGGGGTCATCGGAGAATCGATGGACTATGACCTGCTGGTCATGGGATCCAGCGCCGCCAAGCGGTGGGAGGCCTTCGACTTTGGTCCGCTGCAGGACAAGATCATCACCAACGCCAAATGCCCCGTCCTCGTCTACAAGCACGTGGTCAAGAAGCAGATAGATGAGGACAAGACCGTTGAAGATGACTAA
- a CDS encoding HD domain-containing protein encodes MAEKKQFIRDLNKETKVDDMFSVKFKKPVRKSKNGFMFDVRVGDKTGEIAVKYFGNTNEMAVRKVFDSIVPGGVLRVKGKAQEYNEILEIAINPDNGDMVVPMAEGEYRLEDFVPRTEKDINLMMTQLNGYIKKVKDPKLLQLLGYFFADEAFVEEFKKCPAAITHHCNWIGGLLEHTLDVTKLCDTMGDMYPRMDRDLLLAGAILHDIGKVHEYEVTTNIDCTNEGRLRGHIVIGSEMISFAIRSIPEFPDNLRLKISHIILSSHGELEYGSPKEPSFPEAVAIAQADTMDSRIQEIVRAKQDARTEDEWAWNKELGSIYLR; translated from the coding sequence ATGGCAGAAAAGAAGCAGTTCATCAGGGACCTTAACAAGGAGACCAAGGTCGACGACATGTTCTCGGTCAAGTTCAAGAAGCCGGTCCGCAAGAGCAAGAACGGTTTCATGTTCGACGTGCGTGTCGGCGACAAGACCGGCGAGATAGCGGTGAAGTACTTTGGCAACACCAACGAGATGGCGGTGCGCAAGGTGTTCGACTCGATCGTACCTGGAGGCGTTCTCCGCGTCAAGGGAAAGGCGCAGGAGTACAACGAGATCCTGGAGATCGCCATCAACCCGGACAACGGTGACATGGTGGTCCCGATGGCCGAAGGCGAGTATCGATTGGAGGATTTCGTCCCGAGGACCGAGAAGGACATCAACCTGATGATGACCCAGCTGAACGGTTACATCAAGAAGGTCAAGGACCCGAAGTTGCTCCAATTGCTTGGCTACTTCTTTGCCGACGAGGCGTTCGTGGAAGAGTTCAAGAAATGCCCCGCCGCGATAACCCATCACTGCAATTGGATCGGGGGGCTTCTCGAGCACACGCTGGACGTCACCAAGCTGTGCGATACTATGGGAGACATGTATCCCAGAATGGACCGGGACCTGCTGCTGGCCGGAGCGATCCTGCATGACATCGGTAAGGTGCATGAGTATGAGGTGACGACGAACATCGACTGCACCAACGAAGGCAGGCTGCGCGGTCACATCGTCATCGGTTCAGAGATGATCAGTTTCGCCATACGCTCGATCCCGGAGTTCCCGGACAATCTGCGGCTCAAGATCAGCCACATAATCCTGAGCAGCCATGGGGAGCTGGAGTATGGCTCACCTAAGGAGCCATCGTTCCCCGAGGCGGTCGCCATAGCCCAGGCGGACACAATGGACTCCAGGATCCAGGAGATCGTCCGCGCCAAGCAGGATGCCCGGACCGAGGACGAGTGGGCCTGGAACAAGGAACTGGGCAGCATCTATCTGCGCTGA
- a CDS encoding DHHA1 domain-containing protein, with the protein MDSLSRDDREKHLITRGNVDGIVSAAIFLNRYPSSRVSFITSPTAGARALSMDFSSKEIYLADVALVPDVAEAMATRMDRQKVFLIDHHPTPNSACPNGIKVINEGMSAAGVLYRFLNSPNRLKKLVAIADQVEYFDTPILREMVNNNGHQKVCEESRILDFSWRLNIDDDPFRRQAAQHLSQGLWPSQVDPIKSRFIQVVNEQRWPKALARAQSGIRVYGSVGIFDSTDKNRSLYGFGTRAIVEVAIRRGCRYAIMVNERKIHSSISMRGMCAGGIDLGRFVEEFTAIYGLEGGGHPSSAGARIPVERTHRFVDEFVSEAL; encoded by the coding sequence ATGGATAGCTTATCCAGGGATGACCGGGAAAAGCACCTGATAACTCGTGGGAACGTCGACGGGATCGTAAGTGCCGCTATCTTTCTGAACCGTTATCCGAGCTCCCGTGTATCTTTTATCACGTCCCCGACCGCTGGTGCAAGGGCTTTGTCAATGGACTTCTCATCGAAAGAGATCTATCTTGCCGACGTCGCGCTCGTTCCGGACGTGGCGGAGGCCATGGCGACGAGGATGGACCGGCAGAAGGTGTTCCTTATCGACCATCATCCGACCCCGAACAGCGCTTGTCCGAATGGGATCAAGGTCATCAATGAGGGCATGAGCGCGGCTGGCGTTCTGTACCGTTTCCTCAATTCCCCGAACCGGTTGAAGAAGCTGGTCGCCATCGCTGACCAGGTGGAATACTTCGACACACCGATCCTGAGGGAGATGGTCAACAATAATGGCCATCAGAAGGTCTGCGAGGAATCCCGCATCCTGGATTTCTCCTGGAGACTGAACATAGACGACGATCCGTTCCGCAGGCAGGCGGCGCAGCATCTTTCACAGGGTCTGTGGCCTTCGCAGGTGGACCCCATCAAGAGCCGCTTCATCCAAGTGGTGAACGAGCAACGTTGGCCTAAGGCCCTGGCCCGGGCCCAATCGGGCATCAGGGTGTACGGCAGCGTGGGTATTTTCGACAGCACTGACAAGAACCGTTCGCTCTACGGATTCGGGACCAGGGCGATCGTCGAGGTGGCCATCCGCCGCGGTTGCCGGTATGCCATAATGGTCAACGAAAGAAAGATACACTCTTCGATCTCGATGCGGGGAATGTGTGCTGGAGGCATCGACCTCGGACGTTTCGTGGAGGAATTCACCGCGATCTATGGGCTGGAAGGGGGAGGGCATCCCTCCAGTGCCGGAGCCAGGATACCGGTGGAGAGGACCCACAGATTCGTGGACGAGTTCGTCTCCGAAGCCCTTTAG
- a CDS encoding universal stress protein: protein MSSEIKRILVGIDGSSNSNRAASLAAQVAKKFDAKVTLLFVVSPSDHDMLAGKSTYIDEEKGFGEQRMEKAKMAFAEAGITFDTDIEFGNAAEKILTVSERGYDLVVVGTRGLSAIRGFLMGSVSSQVSQHSKVPVMVVP from the coding sequence ATGTCCTCCGAGATCAAGAGAATTCTGGTCGGTATCGACGGCTCGAGCAATTCGAACAGAGCGGCATCGCTGGCGGCGCAAGTGGCCAAGAAATTTGATGCCAAAGTGACGTTGCTGTTCGTGGTGTCGCCCTCTGACCATGACATGCTTGCCGGGAAGTCCACCTATATCGATGAGGAGAAAGGCTTCGGCGAACAGAGAATGGAGAAGGCGAAGATGGCTTTCGCGGAGGCCGGCATCACCTTCGACACCGACATCGAGTTCGGCAACGCCGCCGAAAAGATCCTTACGGTCTCGGAACGGGGGTATGACCTGGTGGTCGTCGGGACCAGAGGATTGAGCGCGATCCGCGGCTTCCTCATGGGCAGCGTATCCAGCCAGGTCTCCCAGCACTCCAAGGTGCCTGTGATGGTCGTCCCCTGA